ACTTGATCTGGTTTCTTTGGGTGATACACACCAAATATCGGTAAGAACCAACATTCCTCATCATGTGACAATTGTCCATTGTCCATTTCTCATAATGCCCTCCATAAAGGTGAGAAAATGTTCTTGTTTCAAATGGTTTCTTCTTAGTGAAGCTTCCAGCAACTTTGCTCGTCTCAATGCAACACTTCTATTATTAGGGAGTCGTGGTCGCGGATGGCGAAATGGGAGTGGAGCGATCCAATTACCATTTGCATCTCTTTGAAAACCATCATCCATAATGTTAAGAAACTGGTGATCATCAACTGACATCCCACATTTCTCATCGTCTTTGGTTCTTCGGAAAACATCCTTGCCGAAATTATTGCTCTCACAAGTTAAAGCATCTGTTGAGTTCACACCATATGAGACGTTATTGATTTCTTCTCTAATCTTGAATTCGTTGGTGCAAGGTGGCATCAATGACGCACGACTAGATCCCAGGAGATGAGTTTTGTACGTATTGATTGATCTTGGTACATGAGTCTTGCCAAGACAGGTTTCTCCAATAATTGTCCAACCCAAGCGTAATTTCTGTCCATACGGTTGATTTCTTCCACCAATTCGTTGATCTACAACATGATGTGCTTCTACTATATCTCTACCAAGCAACAATAGTATTTCAGCTTTTGGGTCTAATGAAGGGATGAAGCTAGATATATCCCTCAAATGACTGTAATGTTGAGCCACGTCTGGAGTAGGAATCTCCTCTCTCACATTGGGTACGTTTTCACACTCTATAAGTGTCGGGAGATCAAGGGAACAGCTACCGTCCAATGATTCCACCACAAATCTACTGGCTTTTCTTCCAGTAGTACGAATTGTGCCTCCACATGATGAGAGTGTGTAAACTGTTGAGTCAGCTTGTAACCTGAACAGGTAAAAATATATAGGACTGACCAAAGAACGATTCGACTGATCGTCTATGACAACATACATAGTTATGGCTTGTCGAGGGTCTTCCTTTGGAAACACTTTCACCAACAAAGTCTTAGAGCAAGATTTCCCATTGAATTGTCCTCCACAAATCTGCGTGCACATGGAGCCTACACTGTTATGCTGTGTATCCCCGTCATTGCGTCTTCCATCAGTTCGCATCTCCCCGCCATGATTTCTTGTGTTACGAACAAAAACATGTAGAGCTGATGGGTGATTTGTGCTATCACAGTCCTCGCATTTCACTTGAGCAGTACAGTCTCTTCGCTTATGAGAATGAGAATCACAACATTTGAAGCATATATTTTTCTCTTTCAGAAATTTCCTCCTTTCATCCAATGACTTCTGTCTGAATGTTCTGCATTTATTCAAGGAATGATGTGTCCCATGAAGTGGACACTTTCTAACTGAGACATCGTCCATCTGCACACAGTCTGTTTTCTTCGTGGAAACTCTCTCTGGTATCCTTCTCAGTGTGTCTCTTTTGTTGTCATAAGCAAAAGAAGGATTATTCCTGATCTTTGCTTGCCCCCGGATGAATCTTGCGAAAACCCTGAAAGGCGGAAATGACACTTCATTCATAGTCATGTAGGCCACTGCTTCATTAGTCCGCTTTCTTTGAATATAACTTGGAAGTTTCTTGACGATCGGTGTCACTCCTGCGGAACTGTCAAAATACGAAAGTAGACAGGAATAGTGCGAGTTCTCCTTAATGGCTTCTATCTCATCCAGAATGTCCGAGAGATCATACAACCGATTAGGGTCTTTTGTGGTCAATGTTTGAAAAGATTCTAATTTAGTTTTCAGGGCTGACTCGATCATTTCTGGACAGCCGAAACGTTCATCCAGACGAATCCAACTTCGACGTAATGCGTGCTCAGGATTGTTCATGCTTTAATGCTCATAATGTGACGTTGTGATAACGGTCCAGTCCATTTGATAAGTAGGTCTATTTCCTCGGATGGGTTTGCCTCAAGTTCATGCATGATTGCCTTGAAAGTATTTTTCCAAGATAAGTAAAACTCAGGCTTGTCATTAAATGTTGTCAATCGAGACAAAAGCAAGTCTTTCTTTAAGAGAAACTTTGTAAGTTCCACTGGAAGCTGCTGAGTTCTTGACACTGATTGAGTTCCATACATTTGATTTTGTGGTGTTGGCACAAATGGGACTCCGTAGGTTTgggactgtgaccttgacatgaGTGGAGCTGTAGATATACAAGGTTGTGACGACATAAATGGTGCTTCATATATAAAAGGTTGTGAAGTTGTCATGGTCACAGCTGGATGGGGTGATGATGATGTAACTTCCAATGGCTGTGGAGTTTCTGATTCATTTTGTTGTTCAACAGTTGGTTGATTTTGAGACACTGTCACTGGTTGAGTTTCATTACAAGTTGATGAAATGTTCTGAACATATGCACTTGTTcttttttgagaattttcagTTTCTAAGTTTTCCAACACTGATTTAATGGAACGGCTTTCATCTTTTTCCAAGACTTGTGCTTCAACTTCTAACTCTAACGCTTCATGTTTAATGCTCAGTAAATTCATTTCAGCAGTTAGTTCAGCATTTTCCTTGTCTGTAATTGCATGTCGTAGTGTCAGTTATGCCTGTCTCTTCTGCAGTAGAGCTTGATCCTCCGCAAATCAGGGCTTCTGCCTTTGCCCGCTTTCTTAATACTGCTGATGACTTACTTAGATTGTGTGACGATATAGTTTGCTTTATAGAAGATCTTGAAGCATTTTCTCCGAATTTCAGATCTTCAATTTTCAGTGTGAGTTTCCTCAAAGAAGTGGCCACCATCAAACGGTACCCTCTCTAAGTACTGTTGAAGAGTTCCATTTCATTGTCAGAATTGTGCCGGTTTAGGAATTGCAAATAGTCCGAGTATTGTGTTTCTAATTCAGTCCCAAGTTTGTTAATTTCTGTATGCAAAGCGAATAATTCTTCCATATCTTCACACGTTTCATTAATGCTTTTTAAACAAATGTCCAATGTGTACCATGCCTCCGGGGCAGAACAGTAAAAGGATTGTTATGCCCCACACCATGGTAATTTggcaattttccatttttatctgTTCAGGAGTTATTGTTCCTGTCAATTATTGCAACGTACGctaaagggagataactctaaaTAAAACTTTGCAATAATTGACAGGAACAATAACTCCTGAAcagataaaaatggaaaatgtaaaGCGAATAAACGCAGCAAGTTTGTGGGAATTTTGCAACGAAGGAAGTAATTAAAACTTCCGAGCTTTTTAGCACATGCACGCTAGATACTATATAACTGTCGGTATTGGTTCAATACTTATTTCATTGCTCCAAGTATATGGTATATTTGTTACTTGTTACTCCGTAGAAGATGcgcatcattattttttttctcttatcCAAAATTCACAGAGGCTAGAAAAGATTCATTTGAACATttgaacatttgtttttaaattcatactTCGATAGCCATACACTTTTCTGGGGCGGTGACTCACTGACTGCTACAGAGAAAAAAATATCCCGACTATTTTGTATTctacaaaaatatattcaaaatctgAACGATTCAACGGTGGGATTTTTACATCTGGGAAAAATTAACTGTAAGCTACAGCATTTCGTCTATATGGGATGTACGCCGCTGTGATGTTCCActaagaatcacgggtcttccggatatgaccttaaaaacggaggcaCCGTGTCGTGGCAGTTGGTACCTTAAAGaacccgttttacaaaacaacttacggcaaagtcgcaagtcttaagttgtattacactgttattactgtgagtgaatgaagtaaaacttttttaggcttaattttcaacattgtaaaaaagatattttgcatttggagtgactgaacttacaataaactggaaaattccagtatgtaaagttggccgtaagtcgtaagttcttttgtaaaacgcgcccctgGCAGAGCGCTAATCTTAGGTCTAAatcctacagctggtgacgtctcaatatgagtggaaaattctcaacgggacgAAAAGCAAAGAACTGATCGTTTccacagttctgcagctaaaatTCAATATGGTCCACTACTAGTAATAAACAGCATTCATGTTAATTTTGACTGTCGATGCAAACAGAGCACGTAAACGAACACTAAAAGGTATCGTAATGCCTCACTGAAGAAATTAGAATATCATTGTGGTATATTTTAAACATGCAGATTGCCAACCCCACAGAAAGGCCGAGGAAGAGTTGGTCCCATCCAGCGTCGCCTTCTCCGGTTGTCAATCAGTTGAGATGCATAAAAAGAAGTGACTGATAATATGttataaagaaatttaaaaaaacaacaaccccaaAACAACAAAATGTCACGAAAAATTACGTATATATTATATTGAGAAACGTCACGTATGACTTTAACTGCTTTATCCAATCAAGGTAGACACAGGTAAATCTACCTGTCCCTTGGAGGGCCTCTTAATTCACTTGATGATTGTATACCGATGATCAAACCCGGGAAATACCGTTCGTATTCAATATAGGAACCCCCCTCTAGTATTAAGCAGTATTCGCgtgaatcaaatttttatatcTCCGTTGGACAAAAGAACAATGGCGGATTTGAAGCAAGTGGCTTGCTCGGCTATCGACAAGTATGCCGATGATCTACACACTCTCAGCAAAGAAATTTGGTCACATCCCGAGTTGAACTTTGAGGAATTCTACAGTCACGATTACTTGACAAAATTCCTGGAGGACTCCGGTTTTCCTGTGGACCGGAAATACAAGATTGACACGGCTTTCCGGGCTATTCTTGGGAACAAATCCCAGGGTCCGCACGTGGCTGTACTTTGTGAATATGACGCACTTCCAGGAATCGGTCATGCTTGTGGACATAATCTGATTGCTGAGGTTGGGGTGGCGGCAGGATTAGGAATCAAGGCGGCATTCGAATCTTTTGGAAAACCGCTGGGACAGGTATTATAGTTACTACTGTATAGAGAACTATAAAGAACTATAGGGGTTTTTTGTATACCATGGTGTCTATATCACTTATCTtatttaattgaaatatatatatatatatatataggttataaatttgaaactaaaacatgaatattataaacaaataatacaaaagtaTTCATTTAAAACTAGTTTTATATTTGCCTCTAGAACATTGCAAAGTCAGACTAGTATGGCGTAGCCGTAGCGCACGAAATAAAATCCTATATGTAAACctttaatttgcaataaaatccCATATGGTTCAATTTATAAAATTCTACACTTATCATTAAGTTCGATCGACTTACATACACATTATTGAAATGACCACTGTTCCAAGATCTGCTATACAGAAATACTGAAATCTAATTATACATAGTGTTTATGTTGCAAATTAGAACAAAATTTTAATGCACTACTTATTCCAAGGTCCTCTGAAAATATTGTGACCTTAACGTTGTATGTGTGTCACAAAAAACGTATATAGTGAGCCGCCACGACAAAATAGGCTTGTTGAGTTTTACGTCATAATTGAGAAAACGGCGTTAAAAGAAATGTAAAACATTacgttgttttgttgttgttttccgCGTTGATTATGTGCTATATCCAGCTGCGTTCTTTGTTTTATTTGGtaatattaaaattattatatattaccctttcaaaatttttaatccaaaattgcaaaaatagcaTAAAGTCATAAACTCTCATAAAAATCTATGCAAAGGTTTAtatcggtaaaaaaaaaaaaaaaatgactgtAGTACTGCACAATGTAGCaaaggtgcttgtggacaggacttccggtaccccccttcttgtatttttaaatgtcgatatgacatttttaaaaacggtttctatgcgagatttgtgtattccattgaaatatataaactctgaagttacatattttatcaaaaatacgtccgaaatacccaaggaattgaacatttaaaaatacaagaaggggggtaccggaagtcctgtccacaagcacctgtgcaaTGTAGCCGAGATAAAATGTCGGCCTACTTATGCACGTTAGCATTCATGTTTCGTGGATTTTTAACAATTAGGACACATCCTATACACAGTTATTCTATTACttaaatgcaaaataaaaatatttaaaaagtatcTTGTTTGGTCGGATTtgtcgaaaacgaaagtagcaACTTAGCGGGTGTTGTTGAAACGCGGTACGGAACATGGAATGGAATGTCACAAGTTCAATTTTTGTTCTAACCAGCATGACATGATCTACAAATTTTTGTATATAGTTTATCAATAAGATCATTGTTTTTTATGCATGTGTTTCTGAACAAGCGGATAGAGCTGTAATATTTCATTAGTTATACAAGGATATCGAGAAAACTACATGCATTGCGATTATgttaaacaaaaaatgaaatgaattgatcCCCACATAGTTTAGCAATGGTAATGATTTTCATgcatattttgtgaatttggaaACATATTTCAGCTCCACTTTAGAACACGcgttttgatttaaatcatgcctgattaataaatataaaaatcaattgaCCACTTTGAGAAAATTTAAGTATAACTCCCACGACCTGGCCCCAAGACCATAAGCTGtgaatagacttaagtctaaatttcaaatccagctaactttggaaataattttcataaacaaataaaattttcagtatatgtttgcatttgattttattttataaacctgCAGTTTTTCAAACATCTGCGCTAGATAAATCTTCAGATATaagtaatcaatatttttacttaagtctattctcagtttatggtcttggggccTGTTGCGGACATCGATCGTCATTTTACTGCGTTCCATCATTTTAATGTTGTCTATTGCgatatgatatttcatgtatGCAAGTAACAAAAGAGTTCAGGGTTACATACATTGAAACTAGCAAATTAGCTAAagttttattggggggggggggggggggggggggggtatgtagAGCACTATATATATGCAGGGTATTATAAATCAACAGAGTAAAATATTAAGATGATTTAGAAATTTGCATTAAAAGCGGtcattggaaaaaaaaacccttgcACTGTATAAGAAGTTTAAGACTCAGGGAAAGTAATCTTTAAAAAGTGTGTTTTTaacagaattttttaaaaacgtttttgTCAGcgtatagatatataaatatcaccAGCTTTAAGGAATGGTAGATGAATTACATCCTGTCACCTTAATCAAAGTCCGAATAAAATATATTCCAGGCACACAGAATTTCTCATTGCCAACACTAAATCCGATTTTTGAAgagaaccaaaaaaaaaattttaacaaCATAAACTAATAATCAGCACTCACTAATGTACATTTGGTCGGAGTATATATGCCATAATCTCAATTACAATTTTGCTGTCTTTTTAATTGCTAATTAATCAATACTAGGATTTACGAAAACAAATACAAAgttgttgaaattaaaaacaaaaaaatcacacTCATTTCCACATATCAATGCAGTTATTGGGCTGGGTTGTGAACTAAATCATGAGATTAAAACAACACGGTTTAGAGATGTTGGATTGTTTTTGTCGTAATGAAAGCGTCGTTACATAAATCATGAATGACAGTTGATCTCAGAAAATGAATTATACATATGAAAAACATATCAACTCTTTCGAAAAATTGACAATGAATCCGcttttgaaaaattaacaagaggtactgtgagcaatgctcactaagaataaccccgcttaccccaatctcccaaagggtgttgttaataggtataaattacctctttcctgagtgaaaaaatatggtatgcctttgtagaaggaaatggaagatatagtccgaacacaaatccaatgaattttgaccttgaaatcaaaagtcaaggtcataaagaggtcatgaatgtacatgacacatagtctcatggtgatacacccatgtcttatggtatgactatgtcaaaaccctataatcaactttgaccttgaggtcaaagtccaaggtcatatagaggtcatgaaggtacctgacacatcgtctcacggtgatacactcatgtgtcaaatatggtatgcctatgtcaaagaacaaagaagtcatggccctgacacgaatccattgtaaaaacctttaattttgaccttgaggtcaaggtcatatggaggtcatgaaggtacccgacatatcgtctcatggtgatacactcatgtgtcaaatatggtatgcctatgtcaaagaacaaagaagttatggcccggacacgaatccattgtaaaaaaaaaaaaaaccctttaattttgaccttgaggtcaagggtcgaggtcatatagaggtcaagatgatactcgacacatcgtctcatggtgatccacctgtgtgccaaatatggtatgcctatgtcaaagaacaaagaagttatggcccggacacgaatctgcacagacagacggacggacagacagacagagtgattcctatatatcccccagaacttcgttcggggggtataattacaaACTTTCATACCTATActtgtgtgttttgttttagaGGGTGTAAATGCTCTTAGCACAAACATTAATCGTTCTTTCGCACAAATATTGACGTCGTTGAAAGAGGAAAACCATGCTACAGACAACAGGATGATCCCTGGAAAGGGATTTTCTGCCTCCATGTTTTATTGACTCAATTACAGGAAAAGTGGTAATTTTCACTGCAGTGGGAGGGAGAGAAGGGAGCGCAATACTTTTGACCTAAACATTTGAACCAATTttgtatttgaaattgaaaaaataaaagaattgaacaccccccccccctccttcaaCAGCGATAGAAGAATAAGACAGGGATGTTTTTAGTTTCTGTTTGAATCGTTATATTTCAATCTGTATTATGTACATTCAATACATTATCACGAGGGTGACATTAAGAGTTTAAATCTGGTTTACCTAGTACTAAATTGAGCGAGTTATAAATCCCTGAATTCAACGGATCAACAAGTAGAGATGTTAGTTCAATAAACAAGCACTGTACATGAAATTAActtcatttatatttaaatcGACTAAAGGACACATCACATGCATGTGTTTCCAAAGTATGCTTTAAATGCATTTTGtcttatgcttatagtaattaattctgaTATACAGATAGTTCATTCGtcgaaatattgcgataattagccacaatacggttTTAAATCTAAGTGCCgatttcaaactcgaaaactacacaaaatatttcatttaaaacacatttaaagtagttttagacacgagaagaattaattttgctgaaaaattaAAACGTTTAGAAACTCGTTTAACAACTATATATAATTAGAAAGTTTAATGCAAAAATTCCGATTTTTCAATGGCCTAAATTGATTCAAATTGATcaggttttaaaaaaatcttttcataGATATTACATGTCTTTCCAATCATAACTTGGTTTAATCTTTTCTTTCCTTTCTTATTTCGTTCTTTCTTgcggcggggggggggggggggggggtgttacagCGAATGAAgactagatatatatacatgattgcAGAATAAGACActagaaaatattcaaaatatatcatatcaactATTTTTCCTCAATAATTTCAACCTGAAAGATGAAagaagatacatgtagtatagagGGCAATGATATCCATGAGTCAGCTGCGTTTGTTTATATGTATGCATCCCTGTAAAAACACAGGGCCTTAAATCAAGGCTGGTTATgattctgaaatatatttcattactaTAACCATTCAATGTAGCAAGACCCAAGCGTAGTTATGATAGTAAAATAATCGTTCTATCTAATTTTTCTCAAtacatattgatttttgttttcgtTCCGTTCTGTTTTccattccgcgttttagcaacacccttaCCGATGCAAACAATCGGTGGGAATaagaattagtaaaaaaaaaaaattcacttgtatttgattcattcattcattcattcattctttatttcctccatgTGGAGATATTGCAATATTAAgttaatatacaattacatatacatgaatattacattttgaacagacatatatatatatacaaacaaaaagaatatagaagaataaacatatatacactaCCCTTAAAGTATGTGATGGATAGGGGGCAGATAACGGTATGGTGTCTGACAGCTAGGGAGGCGATACCTGTAACTGAGCCAGAGCTCTCTGGTAATGCGCAGCTGCGCTTCGAACAAAATTGAAGTTCAGTAAGCGGAAGGTTTGATTATTGGTTTCGTGTATTGTATACCGCCCCAGAAGAAcaagaaacatttcattttctgtcaATCCGCATAACTCTGCACATAGGCGTATGTCAAAACAGTTTGTGATCACGTTCCACCAATTGTTCCTAATAATTGCAGTTGCAGGACATGCGCAAGAGGAATGTTGAAACACATTAGAGAAAGACCTTCCACAAAGAGAGCAATTTTGGAATTGGTCCATTGAGCACGAATTGGTGCACAGTTTGCATATGAATTTGCAGAGTTCAATTTCCTTGTAGTTTTTTGCTAAAAACCAGATAGACGACGGTTTTGAGTCCGAGAAAATTTGTATAAAGGAAAGAAATTCACGGTCGTGCAACATTCGTATTTGACGCTGAGATAGATGCGAGGTCATGACTCTACCACGTACCATATTCTTCCAGTTCAGCTTCGAAGGGAAGGATCCATCCTCCAGAAATTTCCATAAATGGGAAACAAGATCGTATGATTGAAGAGTCTTCACAATATCGGGAATAAAACCAGAATGAACATCGGAGAGACTGTACAGATAGGAAAATAGTCTTGCGAGAAATATTGACTTCGTTAATGTTTTTGGATTCAGACGACATAATCTTCCAAAGAATAAAAGTTTCCgcacgtcaatttcagcacataTGGGTACAACATTGAAAAGTGATTCGCACATATCTGACCTGCATAACTTTGGTAAATGAAGGGAGTTTTTGCAAATAAAGTGTTGGAATGTGTTAAGTCGAACTTTATCAACAGATGACATGTTGCTCCAGAGTTCACATCCATAAAGCACTGATGGTAGTACGATCGATTTGTACAAATGAGACATTGTCATTGGGCTAAGAAACTGTGTACCAAGATCGGATAGTGCGAAGTAAGATTTACGCCCTTTGTTGCAAGATTCCTGTATTCTGTCCGAGAGTTTGCTTTTGTGGTTAATAACAATTCCTAGATGGTTATAGGACTGTTCGCATGTCACTTTGGAAGGACCTAAGTGCCACGATAATTTGCCTAACTTT
Above is a genomic segment from Ostrea edulis chromosome 3, xbOstEdul1.1, whole genome shotgun sequence containing:
- the LOC130053618 gene encoding uncharacterized protein LOC130053618; this encodes MNNPEHALRRSWIRLDERFGCPEMIESALKTKLESFQTLTTKDPNRLYDLSDILDEIEAIKENSHYSCLLSYFDSSAGVTPIVKKLPSYIQRKRTNEAVAYMTMNEVSFPPFRVFARFIRGQAKIRNNPSFAYDNKRDTLRRIPERVSTKKTDCVQMDDVSVRKCPLHGTHHSLNKCRTFRQKSLDERRKFLKEKNICFKCCDSHSHKRRDCTAQVKCEDCDSTNHPSALHVFVRNTRNHGGEMRTDGRRNDGDTQHNSVGSMCTQICGGQFNGKSCSKTLLVKVFPKEDPRQAITMYVVIDDQSNRSLVSPIYFYLFRLQADSTVYTLSSCGGTIRTTGRKASRFVVESLDGSCSLDLPTLIECENVPNVREEIPTPDVAQHYSHLRDISSFIPSLDPKAEILLLLGRDIVEAHHVVDQRIGGRNQPYGQKLRLGWTIIGETCLGKTHVPRSINTYKTHLLGSSRASLMPPCTNEFKIREEINNVSYGVNSTDALTCESNNFGKDVFRRTKDDEKCGMSVDDHQFLNIMDDGFQRDANGNWIAPLPFRHPRPRLPNNRSVALRRAKLLEASLRRNHLKQEHFLTFMEGIMRNGQWTIVT